One genomic window of Vibrio parahaemolyticus includes the following:
- a CDS encoding SPFH domain-containing protein — protein sequence MESRSLGQGLKVEERRQLLHRGIKAALIGVPLLAVGLTINSSVLMTDAGYSYVHQNNITGELDVFTEPGIHFRMPFLSKITKYDQVITVSFGNSKGEDFYQRLDSVQVRFADTYIGQIPVTFRFKLSNDPEALKKMHREFRNNNNLIDALLVKNARNVTVITATQYTGEEFFQGGLNQFKSKLGDQLREGIYLTERRQVEVEELDLAPVGANQANANQLQRTNQLVWKTVPVVDKTGQPIRQDNPLQQYGIQVTQVTIGDPQPEKQLDQLLADKKRLVADRIRAIQEQETSKAQAETEQLRKEIQRTREVQDAQRQKELAIISQQKEVEVARQIAEREIVEVEKTKRLAEVEKEKELAIAEANLAIQKANALSAEFEAKAILAKGRAESEVLKGKYAALGANREVYLAELNRDVANSLYNNLQNFQVQMPQNYIGGSDETGLKTNLDVITGFGALGLMDQTKKVTQQ from the coding sequence ATGGAAAGCAGAAGCTTAGGACAAGGCTTAAAAGTAGAAGAACGACGTCAGTTGCTTCATCGCGGGATAAAAGCTGCATTGATTGGTGTGCCTTTATTGGCTGTAGGTTTAACGATCAACAGTTCGGTTTTGATGACAGATGCTGGCTATAGTTATGTGCATCAAAATAACATCACTGGTGAGTTGGATGTGTTTACTGAACCTGGTATTCATTTCCGGATGCCGTTTCTATCCAAAATCACTAAGTACGATCAAGTGATCACTGTGTCTTTTGGTAATAGCAAGGGTGAAGACTTTTACCAACGTCTTGATTCGGTTCAAGTTCGTTTCGCTGATACCTATATTGGTCAAATTCCGGTGACGTTCCGCTTTAAATTGAGTAACGATCCAGAAGCTCTAAAAAAGATGCATCGTGAGTTTCGCAATAACAACAACTTGATCGACGCACTGCTTGTGAAAAATGCGCGTAACGTGACAGTGATTACCGCCACGCAATACACCGGAGAGGAGTTTTTCCAAGGTGGTTTGAACCAGTTCAAATCGAAACTTGGTGATCAGTTGCGAGAGGGAATTTATCTTACAGAGCGACGTCAGGTTGAAGTGGAAGAACTGGACCTTGCGCCTGTTGGGGCGAATCAGGCTAACGCGAACCAATTGCAACGTACCAATCAGCTGGTTTGGAAAACCGTGCCAGTCGTAGACAAAACCGGGCAACCGATTCGTCAAGATAACCCGTTGCAACAATACGGTATTCAGGTAACGCAGGTGACCATTGGTGATCCACAACCAGAGAAACAGCTCGACCAATTGCTGGCGGATAAAAAGCGTTTAGTGGCAGATCGCATTCGTGCGATTCAGGAACAAGAAACGTCGAAAGCACAGGCGGAAACGGAGCAGTTGCGAAAAGAAATTCAACGTACTCGTGAAGTGCAAGATGCACAGCGTCAGAAAGAGTTGGCGATTATTTCACAGCAAAAAGAGGTCGAGGTTGCGCGCCAAATCGCGGAACGTGAAATCGTCGAAGTGGAAAAAACCAAACGACTTGCAGAAGTTGAGAAAGAGAAAGAGTTGGCAATTGCCGAGGCTAACCTAGCTATTCAAAAAGCAAACGCACTTTCCGCTGAGTTTGAAGCGAAAGCGATATTAGCGAAAGGTCGCGCAGAATCTGAAGTTTTAAAAGGTAAGTATGCGGCGTTAGGAGCAAACCGTGAAGTTTACTTGGCGGAATTGAATCGAGACGTAGCGAACTCGTTGTACAACAACTTGCAAAACTTCCAAGTTCAGATGCCACAAAACTACATCGGTGGAAGTGACGAAACGGGCTTGAAAACGAACTTAGATGTGATTACTGGCTTTGGTGCTCTGGGTCTTATGGACCAAACAAAGAAGGTCACACAGCAATAA
- the epmB gene encoding EF-P beta-lysylation protein EpmB yields the protein MPHIITRKVDSVEQNWLKQLANGISDPAKLLEILEIDPSPWQDGFAARKLFAQRVPQSFVDRMEKGNPKDPLLRQVLPLSDEFEVHAGYSNDPLDEQDNAIPGLLHKYKNRVLMIVKGGCAVNCRYCFRRHFPYQENKSGKQAWSQCIEYMAEKPELNEVIFSGGDPLMAKDDEIHWLLEHIAQIPHIKRLRIHSRLPVVIPARITDELCQLLKASRLQIILVTHINHANEINDELRQAMKKLKEANVTLLNQGVLLRGVNDSVDALSQLSEALFDAGILPYYLHVLDKVQGAAHFMVDDERARQLMAGLLENVSGYLIPTLTREIGGRKSKTPLDLHLA from the coding sequence ATGCCGCACATAATAACCCGAAAAGTCGATTCTGTTGAGCAAAACTGGCTCAAACAGTTGGCGAATGGGATCTCTGATCCTGCAAAATTGCTCGAAATACTGGAAATAGATCCCTCACCGTGGCAAGACGGGTTTGCCGCACGCAAGCTGTTTGCACAGCGTGTACCGCAAAGTTTTGTCGATAGGATGGAAAAAGGCAATCCTAAAGACCCTCTTTTGCGTCAGGTTTTACCCTTGAGTGACGAGTTTGAAGTGCATGCAGGCTATTCCAATGATCCTCTTGACGAACAAGACAATGCTATCCCGGGATTGCTGCATAAATACAAAAACCGAGTGCTGATGATCGTCAAAGGCGGCTGTGCGGTGAATTGCCGTTATTGCTTCCGTCGTCACTTCCCATATCAAGAGAACAAGAGCGGCAAACAAGCTTGGAGCCAGTGCATCGAATACATGGCGGAAAAACCAGAACTCAATGAGGTGATTTTCTCTGGCGGTGATCCACTAATGGCAAAAGACGATGAGATTCATTGGCTGCTGGAACACATAGCTCAGATTCCGCACATCAAACGTCTGCGCATTCACAGCCGTTTGCCTGTAGTGATCCCAGCTCGAATCACAGATGAGCTGTGTCAGTTGCTAAAAGCGTCACGCTTGCAAATTATCCTCGTTACGCACATCAACCATGCTAATGAGATTAACGATGAGCTGCGCCAGGCAATGAAAAAACTAAAAGAAGCCAATGTCACCCTGCTAAATCAGGGAGTTTTACTAAGAGGCGTTAATGATTCCGTTGATGCCCTGAGCCAGCTCAGCGAGGCCCTGTTCGATGCTGGGATCCTGCCGTATTACTTGCACGTGCTAGACAAAGTCCAGGGAGCGGCCCACTTTATGGTCGATGACGAACGAGCCCGACAACTAATGGCAGGCTTATTAGAAAACGTCTCTGGCTATCTGATCCCGACCCTCACCCGTGAAATCGGCGGCCGAAAAAGCAAAACGCCGCTCGACCTACACCTTGCATAA
- a CDS encoding succinate dehydrogenase/fumarate reductase iron-sulfur subunit produces MSANRIQKVDILRYDPEKDAEPYKQTFEVPFDETMSVLDALGYIKDHLDKDLSYRWSCRMAICGSCGIMVNNVPKLACKSFLRDYPDGVTIEPLANFPIEKDLIVDMTPFIERLEAIKPYIIGNDRKPEDGTNLQTPEQMAKYKQFAGCINCGLCYAACPQFGLNPEFIGPAALTLAHRYNLDSRDNGKDERMKLINGENGAWGCTFVGYCSEVCPKNVDPAAAVNQGKVESSMDFVIAMLKPQEA; encoded by the coding sequence ATGTCAGCAAATCGCATTCAAAAAGTAGACATCCTGCGTTACGACCCAGAAAAAGATGCAGAACCATACAAGCAAACATTCGAAGTACCATTCGATGAAACCATGTCTGTGCTTGACGCACTTGGCTACATCAAAGATCACCTAGACAAAGATCTGTCTTACCGTTGGTCTTGCCGTATGGCGATCTGTGGTTCTTGCGGCATCATGGTGAATAACGTACCGAAACTTGCTTGTAAGAGCTTCCTACGTGACTACCCAGACGGCGTAACTATCGAGCCTCTAGCAAACTTCCCAATCGAGAAAGACTTGATTGTTGATATGACACCGTTTATCGAACGTCTTGAAGCAATCAAACCATACATCATTGGTAACGACCGTAAACCAGAAGACGGTACGAACTTGCAAACGCCAGAACAGATGGCGAAATACAAGCAGTTCGCTGGCTGTATCAACTGTGGTCTGTGCTACGCAGCATGTCCTCAGTTTGGTCTAAACCCAGAGTTCATCGGTCCTGCGGCACTAACACTAGCGCACCGCTACAACCTAGACAGCCGTGACAACGGTAAAGATGAGCGCATGAAGCTTATTAACGGTGAAAACGGTGCTTGGGGTTGTACGTTTGTTGGTTACTGTTCTGAAGTTTGTCCGAAGAATGTTGACCCAGCAGCGGCAGTAAACCAAGGCAAAGTGGAGTCTTCTATGGACTTCGTGATTGCTATGTTGAAACCTCAGGAGGCATAA
- the efp gene encoding elongation factor P has product MATVSTNEFKGGLKLMLDNEPCVILENEYVKPGKGQAFNRVKIRKLLSGKVLEKTFKSGDTCEVADVMDIDLDYLYSDGEFYHFMNNETFEQIAADAKAVGENAKWLVENNTCMITLWNGNPITVTPPNFVELEVTDTDPGLKGDTQGTGGKPATLATGAVVRVPLFIAIGEVIKVDTRTGEYVGRVK; this is encoded by the coding sequence ATGGCTACAGTTAGCACCAATGAATTTAAAGGCGGTCTTAAGTTAATGCTTGATAATGAGCCTTGTGTAATTCTGGAAAACGAATACGTTAAACCAGGTAAAGGCCAAGCGTTCAACCGCGTGAAAATTCGTAAACTTCTTTCTGGTAAAGTGCTAGAGAAAACATTCAAGTCTGGTGACACTTGTGAAGTGGCAGACGTAATGGATATCGACCTAGATTATCTATATTCAGACGGCGAATTCTACCACTTTATGAACAATGAAACGTTCGAACAGATCGCAGCTGACGCGAAAGCGGTAGGTGAAAACGCTAAGTGGTTGGTAGAAAACAACACTTGTATGATCACTCTTTGGAACGGTAACCCAATTACCGTTACTCCACCAAACTTCGTTGAGCTAGAAGTTACAGATACTGATCCAGGTCTGAAAGGTGATACTCAAGGTACTGGTGGTAAACCAGCTACACTAGCAACTGGCGCTGTTGTTCGTGTTCCACTATTCATCGCAATTGGCGAAGTGATCAAAGTTGACACTCGTACTGGTGAATACGTAGGTCGTGTGAAGTAA
- the frdC gene encoding fumarate reductase subunit FrdC, which translates to MSNRKPYVREVKRTWWKNHPFYRFYMLREATVLPLILFTLFLTFGLGCLVKGPEAWQGWLAFMANPIVVAINIVALLGSLFHAQTFFSMMPQVMPIRLKGKPVDKKIIVLTQWAAVAFISLIVLIVV; encoded by the coding sequence ATGAGCAACCGTAAACCTTACGTTCGTGAAGTAAAACGCACTTGGTGGAAGAACCATCCTTTCTACCGCTTCTACATGCTACGTGAAGCGACTGTGCTTCCTTTGATCCTATTCACTCTGTTCCTAACTTTCGGTTTAGGTTGCTTGGTGAAAGGTCCTGAAGCTTGGCAAGGTTGGTTAGCGTTCATGGCGAACCCAATCGTAGTCGCAATCAACATCGTTGCGCTGCTAGGTAGCCTATTCCACGCTCAAACTTTCTTCAGCATGATGCCACAAGTAATGCCAATTCGTTTGAAAGGCAAACCAGTGGACAAGAAAATCATCGTATTGACTCAGTGGGCCGCTGTTGCGTTCATCTCACTGATCGTTCTCATCGTGGTGTAA
- the frdD gene encoding fumarate reductase subunit FrdD: MKPNYSVNTSPKRSDEPIWWGLFGAGGTWFAMLTPITVLVLGILVPLGVIDAEAMSYERVSAFATSIIGALFIIGTLALPMWHAMHRVHHGMHDLKFHTGVIGKVACYAFAGLITALAVIFIFMI, from the coding sequence ATGAAACCGAATTATAGTGTAAACACATCACCAAAACGTTCTGATGAGCCAATCTGGTGGGGCCTGTTTGGTGCGGGCGGTACTTGGTTCGCGATGCTGACGCCAATCACTGTTCTTGTGCTAGGTATCTTGGTACCACTAGGCGTGATTGACGCAGAAGCGATGAGCTACGAGCGTGTCTCTGCATTTGCAACCAGCATCATCGGTGCGCTATTCATCATTGGCACACTAGCATTGCCAATGTGGCATGCAATGCACCGTGTACACCACGGCATGCACGACCTTAAATTCCACACTGGTGTGATTGGTAAAGTAGCATGTTACGCATTTGCAGGCTTAATCACTGCACTAGCAGTTATCTTTATCTTCATGATTTAA